A portion of the Streptomyces coeruleoprunus genome contains these proteins:
- a CDS encoding helix-turn-helix domain-containing protein has product MSTSTAPLSGTRDSATRRGARPRADALRNRERIVTAAREMFIEFGPEVPLDEIARRAGVGNATLYRHFPDRTALIHEVVVSVMARVTARAEEAAAEEADPFAAVRRFTHAAADERFGALCPMLSGAFDREHPELLAARDRLEETVQGLFDRAQAAGRLRPDVAVGDLMVALSQLTRPLPGTACLDIDRFVHRHLQLLLDGLEAPARSELPGSAATLESLRKHDRP; this is encoded by the coding sequence GTGAGCACCAGCACCGCCCCCCTCAGCGGGACGCGCGACAGTGCGACGCGCCGCGGCGCCCGTCCGCGCGCCGACGCCCTGCGCAACCGGGAGCGGATCGTCACGGCGGCCCGCGAGATGTTCATCGAGTTCGGCCCGGAGGTGCCGCTCGACGAGATCGCCCGCCGGGCCGGCGTCGGCAACGCCACGCTCTACCGGCACTTCCCCGACCGCACCGCCCTGATCCACGAGGTCGTCGTCTCCGTCATGGCCCGGGTCACGGCACGGGCCGAGGAGGCCGCAGCCGAGGAGGCCGACCCCTTCGCGGCGGTACGGCGCTTCACGCACGCGGCGGCCGACGAGCGGTTCGGCGCGCTGTGCCCGATGCTCTCGGGGGCGTTCGACCGCGAGCACCCCGAACTGCTCGCCGCGCGCGACCGGTTGGAGGAGACCGTGCAGGGCCTCTTCGACCGGGCGCAGGCGGCGGGACGGCTGCGCCCCGACGTCGCCGTCGGCGACCTGATGGTCGCGCTCTCCCAGCTCACCCGGCCGCTGCCGGGCACCGCGTGCCTGGACATCGACCGGTTCGTCCACCGTCACCTCCAGCTCCTGCTGGACGGCCTGGAGGCGCCCGCGCGCTCCGAGCTGCCCGGTTCCGCCGCGACCCTGGAGTCGCTGCGGAAGCACGACCGCCCGTGA
- a CDS encoding STAS domain-containing protein, with translation MTMTIEWRYTTQEGLGILSLAGFLGADAVNRFTGAVGWVVARGSGPVILDLTELRGWSVSGRLAVAQACRRLEAEGRRPELAALPADGSADPEGTLLSDGALGPDGSRPEVTVHHDLTAALAAHREVDPAAEIREWRTTAWPGA, from the coding sequence ATGACGATGACGATCGAGTGGCGCTACACCACCCAGGAGGGCCTCGGCATCCTCTCCCTGGCCGGCTTCCTCGGCGCCGACGCCGTGAACCGCTTCACCGGCGCGGTCGGCTGGGTCGTGGCCCGCGGCTCCGGACCCGTGATCCTCGACCTGACGGAGCTGCGCGGCTGGTCGGTGAGCGGCCGGCTGGCCGTCGCCCAGGCGTGCCGCCGCCTGGAGGCGGAGGGCCGGAGGCCGGAACTGGCCGCGCTCCCGGCCGACGGCTCCGCCGACCCGGAGGGCACCCTCCTGTCCGACGGCGCCCTCGGCCCGGACGGCTCCCGGCCGGAGGTCACGGTCCACCACGACCTGACGGCCGCGCTCGCCGCGCACCGGGAGGTCGACCCGGCGGCGGAGATCCGCGAGTGGCGCACGACGGCCTGGCCGGGTGCCTGA
- a CDS encoding class I adenylate-forming enzyme family protein yields MPHHHTTAQAEAALTAPGAPFAVVRGEDGRLQYASGPRTLREFVEATWAHGERPFLIGEDGTTYTYRAFFAAACALARRLVDEYGLRPGDRAVVAGRNHPEWQIAFWATQLAGLVAVPLNAWWTPTECAHALDDCAPKVLLVDDERVERVADWARRHGVPGIVFHGEGAEGFEPYDGAGADPLLGPPPVEVRPEDDATILYTSGTTGRPKGAVATHLAQAGAAVGARYQAAAAALERGAIPGTGRPPVSLTTFPFFHAAAFTSVYGVMSAGGTLVLMRKWDATRALELIARHRVTHYAGVPATALQLLDAAGGAGLDTLTNFNTGGAAAPPEIVRRLTAEYGERVEPRNGYGLTETCGGVLAHYGAAYRRDPGCVGRPTPVTETRVAGPDGRALPDGEVGELWVRGQSLVRGYWGDEGATAEAFTADGWFRTGDLAVVREGGRIAVVDRVKDVVVRGGENVYSAEVEAALHAHPAVADAAVLGVPHPVLGEEVACVVRLRGGAAVTAEELRTHVGAGLAPFKVPAHVRIQDAPLPRNAAGKLLKAELRALLRG; encoded by the coding sequence GTGCCGCACCACCACACCACCGCCCAGGCCGAGGCAGCCCTCACCGCGCCCGGCGCGCCCTTCGCCGTCGTACGCGGAGAGGACGGCCGCCTCCAGTACGCGAGCGGCCCGCGCACGCTGCGCGAGTTCGTCGAGGCCACCTGGGCGCACGGCGAGCGGCCCTTCCTGATCGGCGAGGACGGCACCACGTACACGTACCGCGCGTTCTTCGCCGCGGCCTGTGCGCTCGCGCGCCGGCTCGTCGACGAGTACGGGCTGCGGCCCGGTGACCGGGCCGTGGTCGCGGGCCGCAACCACCCCGAGTGGCAGATCGCCTTCTGGGCCACCCAGCTCGCCGGGCTCGTCGCCGTCCCGCTCAACGCCTGGTGGACGCCCACCGAGTGCGCCCACGCCCTCGACGACTGCGCACCGAAGGTGCTCCTCGTGGACGACGAGCGCGTCGAGCGGGTCGCGGACTGGGCGCGGCGCCACGGCGTACCCGGCATCGTCTTCCACGGCGAGGGCGCCGAGGGGTTCGAGCCGTACGACGGGGCGGGCGCGGACCCGCTCCTCGGGCCGCCGCCCGTCGAGGTACGGCCCGAGGACGATGCCACGATCCTCTACACCTCCGGCACCACCGGCCGGCCCAAGGGCGCCGTCGCCACGCACCTCGCCCAGGCCGGTGCGGCGGTCGGCGCGCGGTACCAGGCGGCCGCGGCGGCGCTGGAGCGCGGCGCGATCCCCGGAACGGGCCGGCCGCCCGTGTCCCTGACGACGTTCCCCTTCTTCCACGCCGCGGCCTTCACCTCCGTCTACGGGGTGATGTCCGCCGGCGGCACGCTCGTCCTGATGCGGAAGTGGGACGCCACCAGGGCCCTGGAGCTGATCGCACGGCACCGGGTCACCCACTACGCCGGCGTCCCCGCCACCGCGCTGCAGCTCCTCGACGCGGCGGGCGGCGCGGGCCTGGACACCCTCACGAACTTCAACACCGGCGGGGCGGCCGCACCGCCCGAGATCGTGCGGCGGCTCACCGCGGAGTACGGGGAGCGCGTCGAGCCCCGCAACGGCTACGGCCTGACCGAGACGTGCGGGGGAGTGCTGGCCCACTACGGGGCCGCCTACCGCCGCGACCCCGGCTGCGTGGGCCGGCCCACCCCCGTCACCGAGACCCGCGTCGCCGGCCCCGACGGGCGCGCCCTGCCGGACGGCGAGGTGGGCGAGCTGTGGGTGCGGGGGCAGAGCCTGGTGCGCGGGTACTGGGGCGACGAGGGCGCCACTGCCGAGGCGTTCACGGCGGACGGGTGGTTCCGGACCGGGGACCTCGCGGTGGTCCGGGAGGGCGGACGGATCGCGGTCGTCGACCGCGTCAAGGACGTGGTCGTGCGGGGTGGGGAGAACGTGTACAGCGCGGAGGTGGAGGCGGCGCTGCACGCGCATCCGGCGGTGGCCGATGCCGCGGTGCTGGGCGTTCCCCATCCCGTCCTGGGCGAGGAGGTCGCCTGCGTCGTACGGCTGCGGGGTGGGGCGGCTGTCACGGCGGAGGAGCTGCGGACCCACGTCGGCGCGGGGCTCGCGCCCTTCAAGGTGCCGGCGCACGTGCGCATCCAGGACGCGCCACTGCCGCGCAACGCCGCGGGCAAGCTGCTGAAGGCGGAGCTCCGGGCGCTGCTGCGCGGCTGA
- the pqqE gene encoding pyrroloquinoline quinone biosynthesis protein PqqE — MTTPDTATGTGTAVATAHGAPATASARPWALLAELTHACPLHCGYCSNPLELTRRSRELTTEQWADVMRQAGEFGVVHTHLSGGEPLLRPDLEHIVAAAETAGVYTQLVTSGSGLDEARLTALAGAGLRSVQLSVQHADPRASDRIAGRRSFAAKERAARLVRAAGLPLGLNVVLHRENLDAIDALVELGLSWGVDRIELANVQFYGWGLLNRTALIPTRDQLARARDAVERWRERLSPRTTDSPAEGPELVWVVPDYFDGAAKPCMGGWGAVSLTVTPDGTVLPCPAAASLPDLDPPNIRDRSLAWIWESSTAFGRYRGTDWMADPCRSCSRHAEDFGGCRCQAFALTGDAARTDPACRLSPDHGLIRALTDDQASSGARVTHRAPGRRVP, encoded by the coding sequence ATGACCACGCCGGACACCGCCACCGGAACCGGAACCGCCGTCGCCACCGCCCACGGCGCTCCGGCGACCGCGTCCGCCCGCCCCTGGGCCCTGCTGGCCGAACTCACCCATGCCTGCCCGCTCCACTGCGGGTACTGCTCCAACCCGCTGGAGCTGACGCGGCGGTCACGCGAGCTGACGACCGAGCAGTGGGCGGACGTCATGCGTCAGGCGGGCGAGTTCGGCGTCGTCCACACGCATCTCTCCGGTGGGGAGCCCCTGCTCCGCCCGGACCTGGAACACATCGTCGCCGCCGCCGAGACCGCCGGCGTCTACACCCAGCTGGTCACCAGCGGCTCCGGCCTCGACGAGGCCCGCCTGACGGCGCTGGCCGGCGCCGGGCTGCGCAGCGTCCAGCTGTCCGTCCAGCACGCCGACCCCCGCGCCTCCGACCGGATCGCCGGACGCCGTTCCTTCGCCGCGAAGGAGCGGGCCGCGCGGCTCGTACGGGCCGCCGGCCTGCCCCTCGGCCTCAACGTCGTCCTGCACCGCGAGAACCTCGACGCCATCGACGCCCTCGTCGAACTGGGGCTGTCCTGGGGCGTGGACCGCATCGAGCTGGCCAACGTCCAGTTCTACGGCTGGGGCCTGCTCAACCGCACCGCGCTGATCCCCACGCGGGACCAGCTCGCCCGTGCGCGGGACGCCGTCGAGCGGTGGCGGGAGCGGCTCTCCCCCCGCACTACGGACAGCCCGGCGGAAGGACCCGAACTGGTCTGGGTCGTACCCGACTACTTCGACGGCGCCGCCAAGCCGTGCATGGGCGGGTGGGGAGCGGTCTCGCTCACCGTCACCCCGGACGGCACCGTCCTGCCCTGCCCGGCAGCGGCCTCCCTGCCGGACCTGGACCCGCCGAACATCCGCGACCGTTCGCTGGCCTGGATCTGGGAGTCCTCCACGGCGTTCGGCCGCTACCGGGGGACCGATTGGATGGCCGACCCCTGCCGCAGTTGCTCCCGCCACGCGGAGGACTTCGGCGGCTGCCGCTGCCAGGCCTTCGCGCTCACCGGCGACGCGGCCCGTACGGACCCCGCGTGCCGGCTGTCGCCGGACCACGGGCTGATCCGGGCGCTGACCGACGACCAGGCGTCCTCAGGGGCCCGCGTCACACACCGGGCGCCCGGCCGGCGCGTCCCGTAG
- a CDS encoding M6 family metalloprotease domain-containing protein → MQEQRTRRRIRGTIAIGAVTTLTVAALATASSTLNGTVPASTGPGPTAGAAAAPDRYGLAPCRIRNATGIQMSEGIPTAPGYARSTGLVRALTLMIDFPDAEGEGHAMRRFTEFFPQTSAWFRTSSYGRLIYLPETPVPDWLRMPRSFRAYGIERGSPYEPGYRQLVEDIVKAADTRVDFSAYDLVNVLVTPNAGPSALDTVLSVTFSGNDEAPLADGVPLANTSFVYSRQDDGSGSFHETGYRVLPHENGHVFGLPDLYTSRGGSAVGHWDIMSEDWGANNDLLGWHKWKLGWLDNDQVRCVAGRGTRDYTLTPLARPGGGTKLAFIPLNRRSGYAVEVRTQDGNDEAVCEPGVLIYRVRSHVDTGQGPVTVVDSERDSGGCTRSPNVHAELSDAPFRPGQSFLDRRHRVRITILSELPTGAYRVRITRA, encoded by the coding sequence ATGCAGGAGCAGCGAACCCGCCGGCGAATACGCGGAACGATCGCGATCGGCGCCGTCACGACCCTGACCGTCGCGGCACTCGCCACGGCCAGCTCGACCCTCAACGGCACGGTCCCGGCCTCGACGGGTCCGGGCCCGACGGCGGGAGCGGCCGCCGCGCCCGACAGGTACGGCCTCGCGCCCTGCCGGATCAGGAACGCGACCGGGATCCAGATGTCCGAGGGCATACCCACCGCCCCCGGCTACGCGCGCTCGACCGGGCTGGTCCGGGCCCTGACCCTGATGATCGACTTTCCGGACGCGGAGGGGGAGGGCCACGCGATGCGGCGCTTCACCGAGTTCTTCCCGCAGACCTCCGCCTGGTTCCGCACCAGCTCGTACGGGCGGCTCATCTACCTCCCGGAGACCCCCGTGCCGGACTGGCTGCGGATGCCGCGGTCGTTCCGCGCGTACGGGATCGAGCGCGGCTCGCCGTACGAGCCGGGGTACCGGCAGCTCGTCGAGGACATCGTGAAGGCCGCCGACACACGGGTGGACTTCAGCGCGTACGACCTGGTCAACGTGCTGGTCACGCCCAACGCCGGGCCGTCGGCGCTGGACACGGTGCTGTCCGTGACGTTCTCGGGGAACGACGAGGCGCCCCTCGCGGACGGGGTGCCGCTCGCCAACACGTCCTTCGTCTACAGCCGCCAGGACGACGGCTCGGGCTCGTTCCACGAGACCGGGTACCGGGTGCTGCCGCACGAGAACGGCCACGTCTTCGGGCTGCCCGACCTGTACACCTCGCGGGGCGGCTCGGCCGTCGGGCACTGGGACATCATGTCCGAGGACTGGGGGGCCAACAACGACCTGCTGGGCTGGCACAAGTGGAAACTCGGCTGGCTCGACAACGACCAGGTCCGGTGCGTGGCGGGGCGCGGCACCCGCGACTACACGCTCACCCCGCTGGCCCGGCCGGGCGGCGGCACGAAGCTGGCTTTCATCCCGCTGAACCGGAGGTCCGGGTACGCCGTGGAGGTGCGCACCCAGGACGGCAACGACGAGGCCGTGTGCGAGCCGGGGGTCCTGATCTACCGGGTCCGGTCGCACGTGGACACCGGGCAGGGGCCGGTCACCGTGGTCGACAGCGAGCGCGACAGCGGCGGCTGCACCCGCAGCCCGAACGTCCACGCGGAACTGTCGGACGCCCCGTTCCGCCCTGGCCAGAGCTTCCTGGACCGCAGACACCGCGTCCGCATCACGATCCTGTCGGAACTCCCCACGGGCGCATACCGCGTACGCATCACCCGCGCGTGA
- a CDS encoding MFS transporter codes for MSETPSLAPDPSRWKALVFIALAQLMVVLDATIVNIALPSAQQDLGISDGNRQWVITAYALAFGGLLLFGGRVADLWGRKRTFIVGLLGFAAASALGGAATGEAMLLGSRALQGAFGALLAPAALSLLAVMFTEARERAKAFGIYGAIAGGGGAVGLILGGFLTEYLDWRWTFYVNIPFAVVAAVGAYLVVREPAEGRNPSPLDVPGVVLSTLGLVALVYGFTRAESAGWTDDWTLAMFAISVALLAGFVLVEAFVKHPLLPLRVMTERNRGGVYLSLGLAVIAMFGLFLFLTYYLQIVKGYSPVKTGFAFLPMIIGMITGSTQIGTRLMTRVPPRLLMGPGFLTAAIGMLLLTQLETDSSYAGLILPAQLLLGLGMGTAFMPAMSLATHGVQPRDAGVASAMVNTSQQVGGAIGTALLNTIAASATTAYVAAHAAGATSPQAQRVLELRAMVEGYTTAIWWAVGILAVAAALAVTLITTGRPGSAAPQASSDGAGDEDQVQVPVLAH; via the coding sequence ATGTCCGAAACACCCTCCCTCGCCCCCGATCCGAGCCGCTGGAAAGCGCTCGTCTTCATAGCCCTCGCCCAGCTGATGGTGGTCCTCGACGCGACCATCGTGAACATCGCGCTGCCCTCCGCCCAGCAGGACCTGGGCATCTCGGACGGCAACCGGCAGTGGGTCATCACCGCGTACGCCCTCGCCTTCGGCGGACTGCTGCTGTTCGGCGGGCGCGTCGCCGACCTGTGGGGCCGCAAGCGGACGTTCATCGTCGGCCTGCTGGGCTTCGCCGCCGCCTCCGCGCTGGGTGGTGCGGCCACCGGTGAGGCGATGCTGCTCGGTTCGCGCGCGCTCCAGGGCGCCTTCGGCGCGCTCCTCGCGCCCGCCGCGCTCTCGCTGCTCGCCGTGATGTTCACCGAGGCCCGCGAGCGCGCCAAGGCGTTCGGCATCTACGGGGCTATCGCCGGTGGCGGCGGCGCCGTCGGCCTGATCCTCGGCGGCTTCCTGACGGAGTACCTGGACTGGCGCTGGACGTTCTACGTGAACATCCCGTTCGCGGTGGTCGCCGCCGTCGGCGCGTACCTCGTCGTCCGTGAGCCGGCCGAGGGCCGCAACCCCTCCCCGCTGGACGTGCCCGGTGTCGTCCTGTCCACGCTCGGCCTGGTGGCGCTGGTCTACGGCTTCACGCGCGCCGAGTCGGCGGGCTGGACCGACGACTGGACGCTGGCCATGTTCGCCATCTCGGTGGCGCTGCTCGCCGGGTTCGTGCTCGTCGAGGCGTTCGTGAAGCACCCGCTGCTGCCGCTGAGGGTCATGACCGAGCGCAACCGCGGTGGGGTCTACCTGTCTCTGGGGCTCGCGGTCATCGCGATGTTCGGGTTGTTCCTCTTCCTCACGTACTACCTGCAGATCGTCAAGGGCTACTCGCCGGTGAAGACCGGCTTCGCCTTCCTGCCGATGATCATCGGCATGATCACCGGCTCCACCCAGATCGGCACCCGGCTCATGACCCGGGTCCCGCCGCGACTGCTGATGGGCCCCGGCTTCCTCACGGCCGCGATCGGCATGCTGCTGCTGACGCAGCTGGAGACCGACTCCTCGTACGCCGGGCTCATCCTGCCCGCGCAGCTGCTCCTCGGACTCGGCATGGGTACGGCGTTCATGCCGGCGATGTCGCTGGCGACGCACGGTGTGCAGCCGCGCGACGCGGGTGTGGCCTCCGCGATGGTGAACACCTCGCAGCAGGTCGGCGGCGCCATCGGCACCGCGCTGCTCAACACGATCGCCGCGTCCGCCACCACCGCGTACGTCGCCGCGCACGCCGCGGGCGCCACCTCGCCGCAGGCCCAGCGGGTGCTGGAGCTGCGGGCGATGGTGGAGGGCTACACCACCGCGATCTGGTGGGCGGTCGGCATCCTGGCCGTCGCCGCCGCGCTGGCGGTGACCCTCATCACGACGGGCCGCCCGGGCTCCGCCGCGCCGCAGGCGTCGTCGGACGGGGCGGGCGACGAGGACCAGGTGCAGGTGCCGGTACTGGCCCACTGA
- the pqqD gene encoding pyrroloquinoline quinone biosynthesis peptide chaperone PqqD, whose translation MTAAARGAEADWRPALAPAVVRRHDRVRGAELLVLPERVGVLAGRAGTVLGLCDGTRSVRGIVEELAGRFPGAPVATDVPPFLARLRREGWLR comes from the coding sequence GTGACGGCGGCGGCACGCGGGGCGGAGGCCGACTGGCGGCCCGCCCTGGCCCCGGCCGTCGTGCGGCGGCACGACCGGGTGCGCGGCGCGGAGCTGCTGGTCCTGCCCGAACGGGTCGGCGTCCTGGCGGGCCGGGCCGGCACGGTCCTCGGCCTGTGCGACGGCACCCGCAGCGTGCGCGGGATCGTGGAGGAGCTGGCCGGCCGCTTCCCCGGCGCCCCCGTGGCCACCGACGTACCGCCCTTCCTCGCCCGCCTGCGCCGGGAGGGCTGGCTGCGATGA
- the pqqC gene encoding pyrroloquinoline-quinone synthase PqqC: protein MRAVAEERYHDRHPFNLRMHSGALTPAELRRWIVNRFHYQRHIPVKDALITAKLDTPALRRMWLRRIQDHDGQEEGEGGIERWLRLGEAAGLDRGSLLRAEDVLPGVRLAVDGYVNFCRLRPALEAVAASLTELSAPDLMRTRIDAFERHYPWIEPEGLAYFRARVSQGRRDSREALDLVLGRASTRDDQERAVAALRFKCDVLWSLLDAVDGAGRGERT from the coding sequence CTGCGCGCGGTGGCGGAGGAGCGGTACCACGACCGCCATCCCTTCAACCTCCGGATGCACAGCGGCGCTCTCACCCCGGCCGAGCTCCGCCGCTGGATCGTCAACCGCTTCCACTACCAGCGCCACATCCCCGTCAAGGACGCCCTGATCACCGCCAAGCTGGACACCCCGGCGCTGCGCCGGATGTGGCTGCGCCGCATCCAGGACCACGACGGGCAGGAGGAGGGCGAGGGCGGCATCGAGCGCTGGCTGCGGCTCGGCGAGGCGGCCGGACTGGACCGCGGGAGCCTGCTCCGCGCCGAGGACGTGCTGCCGGGCGTCCGGCTGGCGGTCGACGGGTACGTCAACTTCTGCCGGCTGCGCCCGGCCCTCGAAGCGGTCGCCGCCTCGCTCACCGAGCTGTCCGCCCCGGACCTGATGCGCACGCGCATCGACGCCTTCGAACGCCACTACCCGTGGATCGAACCCGAGGGACTCGCCTACTTCCGCGCCCGGGTCTCCCAGGGCCGCCGCGACAGCCGCGAGGCACTCGACCTCGTGCTGGGCCGGGCGTCCACCCGGGACGACCAGGAGCGCGCGGTGGCGGCGCTGCGGTTCAAGTGCGACGTGCTGTGGTCGCTGCTCGACGCCGTCGACGGCGCGGGGCGCGGGGAGCGGACGTGA
- a CDS encoding permease — protein MSIDTDTRRTPGEEAPATPAAPEGPWRRLRFWALCAAAAAVAVVALGAVAAVATHDGREARNEARGPVITERPQEAVALWREAVDAVGDVPHTVIYLHPLKPGAQPPPGLPRWPAPGEAVLSPELAEQGRQDGITDRYGRFAGTIDGSGLMAPSERFAYVRTAQAPDLGDGQPWMYVRGFGETYPMGEALYARPLSRVLLGLGVLTGVPALVLLVVAARVRTRGDGLRFPEGPWHRRVLLAVREAALPVAAGTALALLPWLAAVSTDIALPPTGYALNSADLGGAWPLAGLALLLSFALTLAVAAVAAVARSLRADGEEPVAAPLPAPVPRWRLIGCGAGVAAIAVSQYLTGDAAPAVFLGGTVVMWVMLPSVVVLAARKLGDALAARGSGAGRAGQRTAGRWTAAHPGPAVRLTTFLVVGLGLISLLQVLNGDTGDKAAAARSTEARIGQSVLSVQSREMTPAIIASFTRSLPAGSHVLALNTAAGQQESLLQGSCAALRSLRLDCPATPRTATGGDRRFWEIRNWYGPTISVQAAANGLRTDKLRGSLIVLTGSPGGRAEVERAAYALLPAVNVETFGETWLVGAATKERQNNWVLLFGSLGLALLLLAGGVSAAAEFARHYRGRLTDRHKDTHSLAFWYLTVPLVAATVLAVAVTAWHAVFFIALLQGGGFSSTALAATVGGGALVAWMVGHLSGRAATRLTS, from the coding sequence ATGAGCATCGACACCGACACCCGGAGGACACCCGGCGAGGAGGCCCCGGCCACCCCTGCCGCCCCGGAGGGCCCCTGGCGCCGGCTGCGTTTCTGGGCCCTGTGCGCGGCGGCGGCAGCCGTCGCCGTAGTCGCCCTGGGGGCCGTCGCCGCCGTCGCCACGCACGACGGGCGCGAGGCGCGGAACGAGGCACGGGGACCGGTGATCACCGAACGCCCGCAGGAGGCCGTGGCGCTGTGGCGGGAGGCGGTCGACGCGGTCGGTGACGTCCCGCACACCGTGATCTACCTCCACCCGCTGAAGCCCGGTGCCCAGCCGCCGCCCGGCCTGCCCCGCTGGCCGGCCCCCGGGGAGGCCGTGCTCTCCCCGGAACTGGCCGAGCAGGGGCGCCAGGACGGGATCACCGACCGGTACGGCCGCTTCGCGGGCACCATCGACGGCTCGGGGCTCATGGCGCCCTCGGAGCGCTTCGCGTACGTCAGGACCGCGCAGGCGCCCGACCTCGGCGACGGGCAACCGTGGATGTACGTCCGGGGGTTCGGCGAGACGTACCCGATGGGCGAGGCGCTGTACGCACGCCCGCTCAGCCGGGTGCTGCTGGGTCTGGGCGTGCTGACCGGCGTACCGGCACTGGTGCTGCTGGTGGTCGCCGCCCGCGTGCGCACGCGGGGCGACGGGCTCCGCTTCCCGGAAGGGCCGTGGCACCGGCGCGTCCTCCTGGCCGTACGCGAGGCGGCCCTGCCCGTCGCGGCCGGGACGGCCCTGGCGCTGCTCCCCTGGCTCGCGGCCGTGTCCACGGACATCGCGCTTCCTCCCACCGGGTATGCGCTCAACAGCGCGGACCTGGGCGGGGCCTGGCCCCTGGCCGGACTCGCGCTGCTCCTGTCCTTCGCGCTCACCCTGGCCGTGGCGGCCGTGGCGGCCGTCGCCCGGAGCCTCCGCGCCGACGGAGAGGAGCCCGTCGCCGCACCGCTGCCCGCGCCGGTGCCGCGTTGGCGATTGATCGGCTGCGGTGCGGGGGTCGCGGCCATCGCGGTCAGCCAGTACCTGACGGGCGACGCCGCCCCGGCGGTCTTCCTCGGCGGCACGGTCGTGATGTGGGTGATGCTGCCGTCGGTCGTGGTCCTGGCGGCGCGCAAGCTGGGCGATGCGCTGGCCGCCCGGGGCTCCGGCGCCGGCCGCGCGGGGCAGCGGACCGCGGGGCGCTGGACGGCCGCGCACCCCGGCCCGGCGGTCCGGCTGACCACCTTCCTGGTCGTGGGGCTCGGGCTGATCTCCCTGCTCCAGGTGCTGAACGGCGACACCGGCGACAAGGCGGCGGCCGCGCGCTCCACGGAGGCCCGTATCGGGCAGAGCGTGCTCAGTGTGCAGAGCCGTGAGATGACCCCGGCGATCATCGCGTCGTTCACCCGGAGCCTCCCGGCGGGCTCCCACGTACTGGCCCTGAACACGGCTGCCGGACAGCAGGAGTCGCTCCTCCAGGGCTCGTGCGCCGCCCTGCGGTCCCTGCGCCTCGACTGCCCCGCCACGCCGCGGACGGCCACGGGCGGCGACCGGCGCTTCTGGGAGATCCGCAACTGGTACGGCCCCACGATCAGCGTCCAGGCCGCCGCGAACGGCCTGCGGACCGACAAGCTGCGCGGCTCCCTCATCGTCCTCACCGGCTCGCCCGGCGGGCGGGCCGAGGTGGAGCGAGCGGCCTACGCGCTGCTGCCGGCGGTGAACGTGGAGACCTTCGGCGAGACCTGGCTGGTCGGCGCCGCGACGAAGGAACGGCAGAACAACTGGGTGCTGCTGTTCGGCTCCCTCGGGCTCGCGCTCCTGCTGCTGGCGGGCGGGGTGAGCGCGGCGGCCGAGTTCGCCCGCCACTACCGGGGAAGACTGACGGACCGTCACAAAGACACACACTCCCTCGCCTTCTGGTACCTGACGGTCCCGCTGGTCGCCGCCACGGTCCTGGCGGTGGCCGTGACGGCCTGGCACGCGGTGTTCTTCATCGCGCTGCTACAGGGCGGCGGCTTCTCCTCGACCGCGCTCGCCGCCACGGTGGGCGGGGGCGCCCTGGTGGCGTGGATGGTGGGACACCTGAGCGGCCGGGCCGCGACCCGACTGACGTCGTAA